One window of Fimbriimonadia bacterium genomic DNA carries:
- a CDS encoding O-antigen ligase family protein, whose amino-acid sequence MRPRIEWWLAAVALFLAPFVASYFAYGLWPAEGVDVLTGLPSGSAPELGHLLVGAPILVAFVVAAWRMPVFRLPTMPLLITFLIFWVLLVLSRIGTVFPATVSAELVRWSVCLCTMLVVTGVTGRGRYALALGAVLALAGALEALWAVRQYLNTFRDVPNWRVFGTFFNPDFLAGYLVMVAPLAMAFFARAERLRAVLTGLLAFLCLAAIVLTGSRGGLLSLGLATLAFLLCAWWNREADRRLLLRSGGILAGIALLFLVLQSQGGPARVIAAEGQGEGHSAAFRLHLWQDSVRMVAARPLQGFGLGSFPWARGPYGSVGFTRLAHNSYLQVASEAGVPALLALSVVGGMWFLRVGRREATPVTDKDLFLGVSRPLLRSAVLAAVVGAGAHNVIDSDLYLFSLNLTLWSLLGLGLSLAVDGTTPVLLPKRSFALGATVIVAVLGIALVTRAIASLIAVQAQAALESGDYAEARRGFEAALAWAPNDRRYLVAAGRLALAAREEWTAARYFRRAMRSEPSAEAFTAMALAYLAMGEQSGAADMFLLAAHADPYSLEALRGLMRTRKALGDGDWVAAAERIVSLRSSTHATVRAVPEIVETAYAEADAALGEAAEQEGNAGKALGHYRRAFEDLVRFLRVTYPMSLERGRFAPVREERAEEVLDLYFETLANLVRLTPSEKERAGLRRTALDVVESLRDVFERTKRVEDWDRFRERTEAVLGS is encoded by the coding sequence ATGAGGCCGCGCATCGAGTGGTGGCTGGCCGCAGTAGCGCTGTTCCTTGCACCGTTCGTTGCGTCATACTTCGCCTACGGACTGTGGCCTGCCGAAGGAGTCGATGTACTAACCGGATTGCCATCGGGGTCTGCGCCAGAGTTGGGCCACCTGCTCGTAGGTGCTCCCATCCTCGTCGCCTTCGTCGTTGCGGCGTGGCGAATGCCGGTATTCCGGCTGCCTACCATGCCACTGCTAATCACCTTTCTGATCTTCTGGGTACTACTCGTGCTATCGCGGATCGGGACAGTATTTCCTGCAACGGTATCCGCGGAACTGGTTCGTTGGTCGGTATGCCTCTGCACGATGCTGGTAGTCACGGGGGTGACGGGACGCGGCCGTTACGCCTTGGCTCTCGGCGCTGTGCTCGCGCTAGCAGGAGCCTTAGAGGCGCTGTGGGCAGTGAGACAGTATCTGAATACCTTCCGAGACGTACCTAACTGGCGGGTATTCGGCACCTTCTTCAACCCCGACTTCCTTGCAGGTTACCTGGTCATGGTCGCACCGCTAGCCATGGCGTTCTTTGCGCGAGCGGAGCGGCTTCGTGCCGTGCTGACTGGGCTGTTAGCGTTTCTTTGCTTGGCCGCAATCGTGTTGACAGGTTCACGTGGGGGCCTACTATCTCTTGGCCTAGCTACGCTCGCATTTCTACTGTGTGCGTGGTGGAACCGAGAAGCAGACCGACGCTTGCTGCTCCGGAGTGGTGGAATCCTCGCAGGAATAGCGTTGCTGTTCCTGGTTCTGCAATCGCAGGGCGGCCCCGCACGTGTGATTGCCGCGGAAGGCCAAGGGGAAGGGCACTCCGCTGCCTTCCGACTCCACCTCTGGCAGGACTCGGTACGTATGGTGGCGGCCAGGCCGTTGCAGGGGTTCGGGCTCGGATCGTTCCCGTGGGCGCGCGGACCTTATGGCTCGGTTGGCTTCACGCGACTTGCACACAACAGCTATCTGCAGGTGGCTTCGGAAGCGGGTGTGCCTGCGCTCCTGGCACTGTCTGTCGTGGGTGGTATGTGGTTTCTGCGAGTGGGGCGCCGTGAGGCAACGCCTGTGACGGACAAAGACCTCTTCCTCGGAGTGAGTCGCCCGCTTCTACGATCTGCGGTGCTAGCTGCGGTTGTGGGCGCGGGGGCACACAACGTTATTGACTCCGACCTGTATCTGTTCAGCCTCAATCTCACGCTCTGGTCTCTGTTAGGTCTCGGGCTCTCACTCGCAGTAGACGGCACGACGCCCGTGTTGCTGCCGAAGCGCAGCTTTGCACTGGGTGCGACGGTCATCGTAGCAGTGCTGGGGATCGCGCTCGTGACGCGTGCGATTGCCAGCCTCATAGCGGTGCAGGCGCAAGCGGCACTCGAGTCGGGTGACTATGCCGAAGCGAGGCGTGGCTTCGAGGCTGCGCTGGCTTGGGCGCCGAATGACAGGCGATACTTGGTGGCCGCGGGTCGCCTTGCCTTGGCAGCCCGGGAAGAATGGACGGCGGCTCGGTACTTCCGCCGAGCGATGCGTAGTGAGCCGTCCGCCGAAGCGTTCACGGCGATGGCGTTGGCGTACCTGGCTATGGGTGAACAGTCGGGGGCAGCAGACATGTTCCTTCTGGCAGCACATGCAGACCCCTATTCACTCGAAGCGCTTCGCGGGTTGATGAGGACACGCAAAGCACTCGGCGATGGTGATTGGGTTGCGGCGGCAGAGCGCATCGTGAGCCTTCGGTCCTCGACGCACGCCACGGTGCGTGCAGTGCCGGAAATCGTCGAGACGGCGTACGCAGAAGCCGATGCTGCGCTCGGTGAGGCTGCCGAGCAGGAAGGAAATGCCGGAAAGGCACTCGGGCACTATCGGAGGGCGTTCGAGGATCTCGTCCGATTCTTGCGCGTAACCTATCCGATGTCGCTCGAGAGGGGCCGGTTCGCTCCGGTTCGGGAGGAGCGTGCGGAAGAGGTGCTCGACCTCTACTTCGAGACCTTGGCCAACCTGGTGCGGCTGACACCCTCTGAGAAGGAACGTGCGGGACTCCGCAGGACTGCACTAGACGTGGTCGAAAGCTTGCGGGACGTGTTCGAGCGCACGAAGCGTGTCGAAGATTGGGATCGCTTCC
- a CDS encoding glycosyltransferase family 2 protein, translating into MTDFDLTVTIASWNTRERLRDCLSSLVALSDEARTQIIVFDNASSDGSPGMVRECFPQVTLLESEKNLGFGAAHNRAMDAGSGRYFLALNPDAIVRPGTLAGLVAFGDSHPRAGIIGPRIVNPDGTLQYSCRRFPTIEAALFRNTLLGRLFPKNRFTGDYLMRDWAHDEPRQVDWVSGAAMMVRAEMRADIGGFDERFFMYCEDVDWCLRAHQAGWEVWYAPVGEIVHVIGSSTDQVANRMIRMFHHSMWLYYKKHEVGKVSPLLRPLVPLGLWLRGSLFITKNRWDAFVRWLRK; encoded by the coding sequence ATGACGGATTTCGACCTGACCGTGACCATCGCGAGCTGGAACACCCGTGAGCGTCTGCGGGACTGCCTGAGCTCATTAGTTGCGCTCTCGGACGAGGCGCGAACTCAGATCATCGTCTTTGACAACGCCTCCTCGGACGGGAGCCCCGGAATGGTGCGCGAGTGCTTTCCACAGGTGACCTTGCTCGAGTCCGAAAAGAACCTCGGCTTCGGCGCGGCGCACAACCGCGCGATGGACGCAGGATCTGGCAGGTACTTCCTCGCACTCAATCCGGACGCGATCGTGAGGCCTGGCACCCTAGCGGGTCTGGTGGCATTCGGCGATTCGCATCCGAGGGCCGGGATTATCGGACCGCGCATCGTCAACCCGGACGGCACGTTGCAGTACTCCTGCAGGCGATTCCCCACCATAGAGGCAGCGCTCTTTCGCAACACTCTCCTCGGTAGGCTATTCCCCAAGAATCGCTTCACAGGGGACTATCTGATGCGTGACTGGGCACACGACGAGCCGAGGCAAGTGGACTGGGTGTCTGGGGCGGCGATGATGGTACGGGCCGAGATGCGGGCCGATATCGGCGGCTTCGACGAGCGCTTCTTCATGTACTGCGAGGACGTGGATTGGTGTCTACGTGCGCATCAGGCGGGCTGGGAGGTGTGGTACGCACCGGTCGGCGAGATAGTGCATGTGATTGGCAGTAGCACCGACCAGGTCGCCAATCGCATGATTCGCATGTTTCACCACAGCATGTGGCTGTACTACAAGAAGCATGAAGTAGGAAAGGTCTCGCCATTGCTACGACCCTTGGTCCCGCTCGGACTGTGGTTGAGGGGCTCGCTGTTCATAACCAAGAACCGGTGGGATGCGTTCGTTCGGTGGCTTCGGAAATGA
- a CDS encoding glycosyltransferase family 2 protein: MTSVLIVNWNTRELLAECLGSLPIGFGGEAHEVLVVDNGSTDGSVAMVRKSFPEVRLVALAGNRGYASGNNLAAGKATGDELMFLNADTRLRRGCVEALRMRLYANAKIALVAPKLILPDGSVQASCRGFPSPLSVAMDAIGLAALLPRAFGSYRMRTMDYGVAQRVPQPMATCWLMKRSAWERVGGFDERFPIFFNDVDWCRRAANLGLEAWYEPAAEVEHVGGASTRQVRPQMVWESHISLLRYYRKHLPWGAGSPMYWIVVPPVILGALVRAKGWHDGFRPDRDHRELEHP; encoded by the coding sequence ATGACCTCCGTCCTGATCGTAAACTGGAACACGCGCGAACTGCTTGCGGAGTGCCTCGGGTCGCTTCCTATAGGCTTCGGCGGCGAGGCTCACGAGGTCTTAGTCGTGGACAATGGCTCGACCGACGGTAGCGTGGCGATGGTGAGGAAGAGCTTCCCCGAGGTCCGGCTGGTCGCGCTTGCGGGCAACCGTGGATATGCGTCCGGGAATAACTTAGCGGCGGGCAAGGCGACGGGCGACGAGCTCATGTTCCTCAACGCCGATACGCGGCTGCGTCGAGGATGTGTCGAGGCTTTACGGATGCGCCTCTATGCGAATGCGAAGATAGCCTTGGTTGCACCCAAGCTGATCCTGCCGGACGGCAGCGTCCAGGCTTCTTGCCGAGGTTTTCCCTCGCCCCTGAGCGTGGCAATGGATGCGATAGGTTTGGCAGCACTGTTGCCCCGTGCGTTCGGCTCCTACCGCATGCGCACGATGGACTACGGCGTTGCCCAACGAGTGCCGCAGCCGATGGCCACGTGCTGGCTGATGAAGCGCTCGGCATGGGAGCGCGTCGGTGGTTTCGACGAGCGGTTCCCGATCTTCTTCAACGACGTGGATTGGTGCCGGCGTGCGGCGAACCTCGGACTGGAAGCCTGGTACGAACCGGCTGCCGAAGTGGAGCATGTCGGTGGGGCGTCTACCCGGCAGGTGCGTCCGCAGATGGTGTGGGAATCGCATATCTCGTTGCTCAGGTACTATCGGAAGCACCTGCCATGGGGGGCGGGTTCGCCGATGTACTGGATCGTCGTGCCACCGGTGATCCTCGGCGCGTTGGTGAGGGCCAAAGGATGGCATGACGGATTTCGACCTGACCGTGACCATCGCGAGCTGGAACACCCGTGA